In one window of Candidatus Scalindua sp. DNA:
- a CDS encoding DEAD/DEAH box helicase family protein encodes MTSDINQTPEQKARANIDSMLAQAGWHVQNKDKIDFNAGLGIAVREYQTDVGPADYVLFVENKAVGVIEAKREEEAQNITTVETQSGDYAKAKLKWVNNSKLLPFVYESTGIITRFTNGRDPKPRSREVFTFHRPETLQEWYCKEKSLRSHLLVMPPLDHEGLRKCQIIAIENLEQSFKYDKPRALIQMATGSGKTFTAITSIYRLLKHADAKRILFLVDTRNLGEQAEQEFMKFVPNDDNRKFTELYTARRLSSSYVPKDAQVCISTIQRMYSILKDEELDEALEELNPAEQMTKPKEPVPVGYNEKVPPEFFDFIVIDECHRSIYNLWRQVLEYFDSYLVGLTATPDNRTYGFFKKNIVSEYDHEKAVADGVNVGNEIYVIETERTKGGGTIKAGQQVEHREKLTRKKRWERQDEDENYTATQLDRDIVNPDQIRTIIRTFKDKLPDIFPGRKELPKTLIFAKTDSHADDIIQTVREEFGEGNEFCKKITYKTKENPKSILAQFRNDYNPRIAVTVDMVATGTDVKPLECLMFMRDVKSRNYLEQMKGRGTRTLGYDDLKKVTPSAKSAKTHYVIVDAVGVTKSLKTASQPLITKPTVPLKDLAMGVMMGASDEDTVSSLAGRLSRLNKQLDNKDLERIKEKAGGMELSDIVGDLLSAIDPDNVETKARDIEQISEGQDPKEETRVKAQNELVKNAANVFNGELIELLDSIRRDKEQIIDHDNLDNVILAEWDGDAEENAKTMVQDFETYLQENRDEIEALTIFYSEPHRRQNITYAMIKQLMDKIRDDKPRLAPLRVWRAYAHLDDYKGENPVSELTALISLIRRACGIDKTVSRHSETVRKNFQDWIMKHHSGGGEKFNKEQMEWLHMIRDHIISSFHIERDDLESNPFDTHGGMGKMYKLFGDDMDSLINELNEALAA; translated from the coding sequence ATGACATCAGACATTAATCAGACTCCCGAACAAAAAGCCAGAGCCAACATTGATTCTATGTTGGCCCAGGCAGGCTGGCATGTTCAGAACAAAGATAAGATAGATTTTAATGCTGGGCTGGGTATTGCGGTTCGTGAATATCAGACCGATGTTGGTCCTGCTGATTATGTTTTATTCGTGGAAAATAAGGCTGTGGGTGTTATCGAGGCCAAGCGAGAAGAGGAAGCGCAAAATATCACTACCGTCGAAACTCAATCCGGTGACTATGCCAAGGCAAAACTGAAATGGGTAAATAACAGTAAGCTGTTACCCTTCGTTTATGAAAGCACCGGCATTATTACCCGCTTTACAAATGGGCGTGATCCCAAACCACGATCACGGGAAGTCTTCACCTTCCATAGACCTGAAACATTACAAGAATGGTATTGCAAGGAAAAATCCCTGCGTAGCCACTTGCTGGTTATGCCGCCCCTCGACCATGAAGGGCTACGTAAATGCCAGATTATAGCAATTGAAAATCTGGAACAATCCTTCAAATACGATAAGCCTCGCGCTCTAATACAAATGGCCACAGGCTCAGGTAAAACATTTACGGCCATAACCTCGATTTATCGTCTTTTAAAACATGCTGATGCCAAGCGCATTCTGTTTTTAGTAGACACAAGGAACCTCGGCGAGCAAGCCGAACAGGAATTCATGAAATTTGTTCCTAACGATGACAATCGCAAATTTACAGAGCTTTACACTGCCAGGCGATTATCTTCTTCATATGTGCCAAAAGATGCTCAAGTGTGCATAAGCACCATACAACGCATGTATTCCATTCTTAAAGACGAAGAATTGGATGAAGCACTGGAAGAGTTAAACCCGGCAGAACAAATGACAAAGCCGAAAGAGCCTGTTCCTGTCGGCTATAATGAAAAAGTACCACCTGAGTTTTTTGATTTTATCGTAATTGATGAGTGCCACCGCTCTATTTATAACCTTTGGAGGCAGGTGTTGGAATATTTTGACTCATATCTTGTTGGCCTGACAGCTACGCCGGATAACCGCACTTATGGATTTTTCAAAAAGAATATAGTCAGTGAATATGATCACGAAAAGGCCGTAGCCGATGGCGTGAATGTTGGCAATGAAATCTATGTAATTGAGACAGAGCGCACCAAAGGTGGTGGTACAATTAAAGCCGGTCAGCAAGTAGAGCACAGGGAAAAACTCACCCGTAAGAAGCGATGGGAACGTCAAGACGAAGATGAGAACTACACTGCCACACAACTGGATCGTGATATTGTAAACCCTGATCAAATCCGTACTATCATTCGTACATTCAAAGATAAGCTACCGGATATATTTCCCGGACGCAAGGAATTACCCAAAACCCTGATCTTTGCTAAAACGGATAGCCATGCTGATGATATTATTCAGACTGTGCGGGAAGAATTCGGCGAAGGAAATGAGTTTTGTAAGAAAATCACATACAAAACCAAAGAGAACCCGAAATCGATTCTAGCGCAATTCCGCAATGATTATAATCCGCGCATTGCCGTGACAGTGGATATGGTTGCCACAGGCACGGATGTAAAACCGCTGGAATGTCTCATGTTTATGCGTGATGTGAAAAGCCGTAATTACCTTGAGCAGATGAAAGGCCGAGGCACACGGACGCTGGGCTATGACGACTTGAAAAAGGTTACACCTTCAGCAAAGAGCGCCAAGACCCACTATGTGATAGTGGATGCTGTCGGTGTTACCAAGTCCCTGAAAACAGCCAGCCAGCCGCTTATTACGAAACCCACTGTGCCCCTTAAAGACCTGGCCATGGGCGTAATGATGGGGGCAAGTGATGAGGATACGGTCAGCTCCCTCGCTGGACGCCTCTCACGCCTGAATAAACAGCTCGATAACAAAGACCTTGAACGAATTAAGGAAAAAGCGGGCGGCATGGAGTTGTCCGATATTGTCGGCGACCTGCTTTCTGCCATTGACCCGGATAATGTAGAAACCAAGGCCAGAGATATTGAGCAAATCTCCGAAGGCCAGGATCCAAAAGAAGAAACACGAGTGAAGGCACAAAACGAGCTGGTCAAAAATGCAGCGAATGTCTTTAACGGCGAGCTGATAGAGTTACTCGATTCAATCCGCCGGGACAAAGAACAAATCATAGATCATGACAATCTTGATAATGTGATCCTTGCCGAATGGGATGGTGATGCAGAAGAAAACGCGAAAACAATGGTACAGGACTTTGAAACGTACTTACAAGAAAACCGCGATGAGATCGAAGCCCTGACGATCTTCTATAGTGAGCCCCACAGACGACAAAACATAACTTATGCCATGATTAAACAGCTCATGGATAAAATCAGAGACGATAAACCAAGGCTTGCCCCGTTGCGCGTATGGCGTGCCTACGCCCATCTTGACGATTATAAAGGTGAAAACCCGGTGAGTGAGCTAACCGCCCTGATCTCCCTCATACGCCGAGCCTGCGGCATAGATAAAACCGTGTCCCGCCATAGTGAGACAGTACGGAAAAATTTCCAGGACTGGATCATGAAACACCACAGTGGTGGCGGTGAGAAATTCAACAAGGAACAGATGGAATGGCTGCACATGATCCGTGATCATATCATCAGCTCATTCCATATTGAACGTGATGATCTGGAATCAAATCCCTTCGACACCCATGGCGGCATGGGCAAAATGTATAAGCTGTTCGGGGATGATATGGATAGCTTGATTAACGAATTAAATGAGGCGTTGGCTGCGTGA
- a CDS encoding type I restriction-modification system subunit M yields MNTAAIVSKVWSFCTTLRDDGVGYGDYLEQLTYLIFLKMADEYSRPPYSRDVGIPGEYNWQSLKSKKGAELEVHYVNLLRELATKKGMLGQIFTKSQNKIQDPAKLFRLIDMINGTEWVTMGADTKGDIYEGLLEKNAEDTKSGAGQYFTPRALIKAMVECMRPEPGKTIADPACGTGGFFLTAYDFVTNPDNHSLDKDQKAFLKHETFTGNEIVANTRRLCLMNMFLHNIGEIDGESMISPNDALVADSGDRFDYVLANPPFGKKSSMSFTNEEGEQDKEDLTYNRQDFWATTSNKQLNFVQHIRTMMKISGRAAVVVPDNVLFEGGAGETIRRKLLQNTELHTILRLPTGVFYAQGVKANVIFFDNREASPDPWTKEVWYYDYRTNIHHTLKKKPMRYDDLQDFVKCYNPENRHDRKDTWNEESNPEGRWRKFTYGELTTRDKTSLDLFWLKDKSLTDLDNLPEPDELAEEIIENLEAGLNNFREILGTLNKANN; encoded by the coding sequence ATGAACACAGCAGCAATAGTATCTAAAGTATGGAGTTTTTGTACAACCCTGCGGGATGATGGTGTGGGCTATGGTGACTATCTGGAACAACTCACCTATCTCATCTTCCTGAAAATGGCAGATGAGTATTCCAGGCCGCCTTATAGCCGCGATGTTGGCATTCCTGGCGAATATAATTGGCAGAGCCTTAAATCCAAAAAGGGTGCAGAATTGGAAGTTCATTACGTGAATTTGTTACGCGAATTGGCAACAAAGAAAGGAATGCTAGGCCAGATATTCACCAAGTCACAAAACAAAATTCAAGACCCTGCCAAGCTGTTTCGTCTCATAGATATGATTAATGGCACAGAGTGGGTAACGATGGGAGCCGATACCAAAGGCGATATTTATGAAGGACTACTAGAAAAGAATGCCGAGGACACCAAGTCAGGTGCAGGCCAATATTTTACCCCAAGAGCACTTATTAAAGCCATGGTGGAGTGTATGCGCCCCGAACCAGGCAAAACTATTGCGGACCCGGCCTGTGGCACAGGAGGCTTTTTCCTGACCGCTTATGATTTCGTCACGAACCCGGATAACCATTCTCTAGATAAAGACCAGAAAGCTTTCCTGAAACACGAAACCTTTACCGGAAATGAGATTGTGGCCAATACCCGTCGCCTGTGTCTGATGAATATGTTTTTGCACAATATCGGTGAGATTGACGGGGAAAGCATGATCTCCCCCAATGATGCGCTTGTAGCTGATAGCGGAGATCGCTTTGATTATGTATTAGCTAACCCCCCTTTCGGGAAGAAAAGTTCTATGAGTTTTACCAACGAAGAAGGCGAGCAAGACAAGGAAGATTTAACCTACAACCGTCAGGATTTTTGGGCAACCACATCAAACAAACAGCTTAACTTTGTTCAGCATATCCGTACTATGATGAAAATATCTGGTAGAGCGGCTGTCGTTGTACCGGACAATGTACTGTTTGAGGGCGGCGCAGGTGAAACCATCCGCCGTAAGCTGCTACAAAACACAGAACTGCACACGATCTTACGACTTCCCACAGGTGTTTTTTATGCCCAAGGTGTGAAAGCGAACGTGATCTTCTTTGATAACCGCGAGGCCAGTCCCGACCCTTGGACAAAAGAAGTCTGGTATTACGATTATCGCACAAACATTCATCATACCCTGAAAAAGAAACCTATGCGGTATGACGATTTGCAAGACTTCGTAAAGTGTTACAATCCTGAAAACCGTCATGATCGTAAAGATACATGGAACGAGGAGAGCAACCCCGAAGGCCGCTGGCGTAAATTCACATACGGAGAATTAACCACTCGTGACAAAACCAGCCTTGATCTTTTCTGGCTCAAAGACAAAAGCCTGACCGACCTTGATAATCTGCCTGAACCAGATGAACTGGCGGAAGAGATAATTGAGAACCTAGAAGCCGGACTAAATAATTTCCGGGAAATTTTAGGGACATTAAATAAGGCAAACAACTGA
- a CDS encoding restriction endonuclease subunit S: protein MERASNIYPKSWKTVPLGKFVENEKGKKPKRQKEQSDSQFKYPYVDIEAFEQGVVKSWTDGEDCRLCYESDFLMVWDGSRSGLVGKGMHGALGSTLVRINFPEIENSYAYYFLQSKYQQINTRAKGSGTPHVDPDLLWNYEFPIAPLNEQKRIVSKIEELFSELDKGIESLKTAREQLKVYRQAVLKHAFEGKLTGCSTQNEQVALADIIKESLIGIVRSAKEQNSDDLGVKYIKMNNIDMNGSVDSKDVVYVAATEDEIQKYRLRNGDVLLNTRNSYELVGKTGVVKQVSEPLLFNNNIMRMRFVDGVSSYYVCYQLINPLMRAALRGQKKATTNVCAIYQKDLMPLRLWIPNPQTQEETVAYLNNQFSYIDRLEVDVDFQLQKSESLRQSILKQAFSGKLVKQDPNDEPASVLLERIKAEKEDNKKSKKGRAA, encoded by the coding sequence ATGGAAAGAGCAAGCAATATATACCCAAAATCATGGAAAACCGTACCACTCGGAAAATTTGTAGAAAACGAGAAAGGGAAAAAACCAAAAAGACAAAAAGAGCAATCAGATAGTCAGTTTAAATACCCATATGTCGATATTGAAGCTTTTGAACAAGGAGTTGTTAAAAGTTGGACTGATGGTGAGGACTGCCGCCTTTGTTATGAATCTGATTTTCTTATGGTCTGGGATGGATCACGATCCGGTTTAGTTGGTAAAGGCATGCATGGTGCTTTAGGCAGCACATTGGTAAGAATTAATTTTCCTGAGATTGAAAATTCTTACGCATATTACTTTTTACAATCAAAATACCAGCAAATAAATACAAGAGCTAAGGGGAGCGGCACACCACACGTTGATCCCGACTTACTATGGAATTACGAATTTCCTATTGCCCCACTCAACGAACAAAAGCGGATTGTGAGCAAGATTGAAGAGCTGTTTTCTGAACTGGACAAGGGGATAGAAAGCCTCAAAACCGCCCGTGAGCAACTCAAGGTCTACCGTCAAGCCGTTCTCAAACACGCCTTCGAAGGTAAACTTACAGGTTGTTCCACGCAAAATGAGCAAGTGGCATTAGCCGATATTATTAAAGAATCTTTGATAGGCATTGTTCGTTCTGCAAAAGAACAAAACTCCGATGATTTGGGTGTGAAGTATATCAAAATGAATAATATTGATATGAATGGCAGCGTTGATTCCAAGGATGTTGTCTATGTTGCAGCTACAGAAGATGAAATCCAAAAATATCGTCTTAGAAATGGAGATGTTCTACTTAATACGAGGAATAGCTATGAACTTGTTGGAAAAACTGGTGTTGTAAAACAAGTTTCTGAACCGTTACTCTTCAATAATAATATTATGAGGATGAGATTCGTTGACGGTGTAAGCTCTTATTATGTTTGTTATCAATTAATAAACCCTCTTATGAGAGCTGCTTTGCGTGGCCAGAAGAAGGCAACAACCAATGTATGTGCAATCTATCAAAAGGATTTAATGCCGCTGCGGCTATGGATACCCAACCCTCAAACTCAAGAAGAAACAGTTGCATACCTTAATAATCAGTTTTCTTATATAGATAGACTTGAAGTTGATGTAGATTTTCAGCTTCAAAAATCAGAATCTCTTCGTCAGTCCATCCTGAAACAAGCCTTCTCAGGAAAGCTGGTTAAACAAGATCCGAATGACGAGCCTGCTTCTGTTCTGCTTGAACGCATTAAGGCTGAAAAAGAAGATAATAAAAAATCTAAGAAAGGCAGAGCCGCATGA
- a CDS encoding IS701 family transposase, which translates to MGKPPEGRRLVIRGREISEADIAVVRGLIEHYGNRGRVYISIKLSEHWQWKQANGHLKDRACRSILQSLSERGLIQLPASKRAPSCKNERPLEHVRLDTTEIKGNIKVFLPLKIKSVTDKESGRIWKYVNRRYHYLGYRVLVGQNIRYLIYSSDRLVAALGWQSAVERLYCRDIIIGWNVQERRKALDKVLNNSRFLIMPWVEVKNIASHILSRVVRQLQKDWVEKYGTRLLFLETFIDPSKFSGTCYQAANWVKIGNTKGYRKKQKGFIYHGNSKEVYFYVLDPQGRQKIKQDKTEPLLTRKYLLSNRPYSNLPLERRSSMIVRPPDWSPEVEPGVELSASDIGKLATELEKYHALFEEGFRRKEQKDLSLCYLQGLLSKLDRKSIEPIALRLRGKDTVRSLQRFMGEYKWDGEFIASRHKEELSKLLSEADGVLSLDSREVVKKGKESVGVARQYCGRLGKIENCQSGVYVAYTSTKGYGLIDRRLYMPEKWFDPEYKERRERCKVPKNLVFRKKPELAVEMIAELSTGGLFPFRWITCDSIFGNSPDFLENLPPQVFYLADIAKNRKVLVSTQDGEACRKRVERKVSDIAQDGNVKWKLAQLAEGAKGPIYGFVARTRVFAGDDSTAENERWLFLRKDPKTHEIKYCLSNAPAETALEEMIRVCVLRWPVEQSFQEGKSELGMADYEHRSWPAWHRHMTFVFLAQLFLLRIRGVLKKNTGSDFTPSSYAVGGRSAGYST; encoded by the coding sequence ATGGGTAAGCCACCTGAAGGCCGCAGGCTTGTCATTCGAGGCCGGGAAATAAGCGAAGCGGATATAGCCGTTGTACGTGGTTTGATAGAGCACTATGGCAACCGAGGCCGGGTATATATCTCTATCAAGTTGTCAGAACATTGGCAATGGAAACAAGCTAACGGACATCTAAAAGATCGTGCATGCCGTAGTATACTGCAATCGTTGTCCGAGAGAGGGCTTATCCAACTGCCTGCTTCCAAAAGGGCACCATCATGCAAAAACGAACGTCCGTTAGAACATGTGAGGTTGGATACCACAGAAATCAAGGGAAACATAAAGGTGTTTCTTCCGTTAAAGATAAAGAGCGTAACGGATAAAGAAAGTGGCCGCATATGGAAGTACGTCAATAGAAGATATCACTATTTGGGCTATCGAGTATTAGTAGGGCAGAACATAAGGTATTTAATATACAGCTCTGATCGATTAGTGGCGGCACTGGGCTGGCAATCCGCAGTAGAGCGGTTATATTGCAGGGACATTATCATAGGCTGGAATGTGCAGGAGCGCAGAAAGGCTTTAGACAAAGTACTAAACAATAGTCGCTTTCTGATCATGCCATGGGTAGAGGTAAAAAATATTGCATCACATATTTTATCACGAGTTGTCCGACAATTGCAGAAAGATTGGGTAGAGAAGTATGGCACCCGATTATTATTTCTGGAAACATTTATCGATCCATCAAAATTTTCAGGAACGTGTTATCAGGCAGCTAACTGGGTAAAAATTGGCAACACGAAGGGCTATCGTAAAAAGCAGAAAGGATTTATATACCATGGAAACAGCAAGGAGGTTTATTTTTATGTATTAGATCCACAAGGCAGACAAAAGATTAAACAAGACAAAACAGAACCATTACTTACCCGAAAGTATCTCCTTTCAAACAGACCTTACAGCAATCTGCCATTGGAAAGGAGAAGCAGTATGATAGTACGTCCCCCGGACTGGAGTCCTGAAGTAGAACCCGGAGTTGAATTGAGTGCAAGCGATATCGGAAAGCTTGCAACAGAGTTGGAGAAGTATCACGCATTGTTTGAGGAGGGATTCAGACGGAAAGAGCAGAAAGATTTGAGCTTGTGCTATTTGCAGGGTTTATTAAGTAAGCTTGATCGTAAATCGATAGAGCCAATAGCACTTCGACTCCGAGGTAAAGATACAGTACGAAGCTTGCAACGGTTCATGGGAGAGTACAAGTGGGATGGAGAATTTATCGCTTCACGGCACAAAGAGGAACTCTCAAAACTATTGTCCGAAGCTGATGGAGTACTCAGTCTTGATAGTAGAGAAGTGGTGAAAAAAGGAAAGGAATCGGTGGGAGTCGCTCGTCAATATTGTGGCCGTCTTGGTAAAATAGAAAATTGTCAGTCTGGAGTGTACGTGGCATATACGAGTACGAAGGGGTATGGATTGATAGACCGCCGGCTGTATATGCCTGAAAAGTGGTTTGACCCTGAGTATAAAGAGAGACGTGAAAGATGCAAAGTGCCTAAAAATTTGGTATTCAGGAAGAAACCGGAACTTGCCGTTGAGATGATTGCTGAATTGAGTACGGGTGGGCTGTTCCCATTTCGTTGGATAACGTGTGATAGTATATTTGGCAATAGCCCTGATTTTTTAGAAAATCTTCCTCCACAGGTTTTTTATCTAGCTGATATAGCAAAGAATCGGAAAGTGTTAGTGAGCACGCAAGATGGTGAAGCTTGCCGGAAGAGAGTTGAAAGAAAAGTATCCGATATAGCACAGGACGGAAATGTAAAGTGGAAGCTGGCCCAACTTGCTGAAGGAGCAAAAGGGCCAATTTATGGATTTGTCGCTCGAACCAGGGTGTTTGCAGGCGATGACAGTACAGCGGAGAATGAAAGATGGCTGTTTTTAAGAAAAGATCCTAAAACACATGAAATAAAGTACTGCCTCAGCAATGCTCCGGCAGAGACGGCACTTGAAGAAATGATACGTGTATGTGTATTACGCTGGCCTGTCGAGCAATCATTTCAAGAAGGCAAAAGCGAATTAGGCATGGCAGATTATGAACATCGTTCCTGGCCCGCCTGGCATAGGCATATGACGTTTGTTTTTTTGGCACAATTATTTTTGCTTAGAATACGCGGAGTATTAAAAAAAAACACCGGCTCTGACTTTACCCCAAGCTCGTATGCTGTTGGAGGCCGTTCTGCCGGTTATTCCACTTGA